The following are encoded in a window of Osmia bicornis bicornis chromosome 15, iOsmBic2.1, whole genome shotgun sequence genomic DNA:
- the LOC114873010 gene encoding proteasome assembly chaperone 2-like, with the protein MIKIPEEINLEDYILILPSVGVGNVGQLSIDLLIYNLNLSKTGSMWNSMFLPISGLDPYNKDSSSICTAADFYLATSCKIICLQLRSPYVDNSNDFFEELAQFVQNRKISKVIVLTSSYDYECANGIDSTLRYLTSDVSLLNNEQLLESLAWRKHVKGTSIESPECSRIPGGGFASNLYEHLKSEDIVCTILFCYCSEGNNVSDALLLYKGLNKWLNLLNDNAINDVKYPPSWEYFFGNPPSTELY; encoded by the exons atgataaaaataccGGAGGAAATTAATCTTGAAGATTACATCTTAATACTTCCATCAGTGGGTGTTGGAAATGTTGGACAATTATccattgatttattaatatacaatCTGAATCTGAGCAAGACTGGAAGTATGTGGAATTCTATGTTTCTTCCAATTTCTGGTCTTGATCCTTATAATAAAGATTCTAGTTCTATTTGCACTGCTGCTGACTTTTATCTTGCAACATCttgtaaaataatatgttTACAATTACGTTCACCCTATGTTGATAACTCAAATGACTTTTTTGAAGAATTAGCACAATTTGTTCAAAACAGAAAAATCAGCAAG GTAATAGTTTTAACCAGCAGTTATGACTATGAGTGTGCTAATGGAATAGATTCTACCTTGAGATATCTAACTTCAGATGTTTCTTTATTAAACAATGAACAGCTTCTTGAAAGTCTTGCTTGGAGAAAGCATGTAAAAGGAACTTCAATAGAATCTCCAGAATGTAGTCGTATCCCTGGTGGAGGTTTTGCAAGTAATCTTTATGAACATTTGAAATCAGAGGACATTGTTTGCACAATATTGTTTTGTTATTGTTCTGAAGGAAATAATGTTTCTGATGcactattattatataaagGTTTAAACAAATGGCTAAATCTATTAAATGACAATGCCATTAATGATGTTAAATATCCACCATCTTGGGAATACTTTTTTGGTAATCCACCTTCTACTGAACTGTATTAA
- the LOC114873016 gene encoding translocon-associated protein subunit delta translates to MNRFIAFCILICGISGVLSETCQKPEVVASAYVTEDATILTHVAFTTQFVLKCSNGVKGITLYAEIDGKSLPAARLSSDNKYQVSWTEEIKKARSGDYEIKLYDEERYAAIRKAYRNGEDPSSVKPLAVVVLNNPGIYLGPWVNSELLAALLAALVSYSAFSSKFKLLA, encoded by the exons atgaatcgaTTCATAGCATTTTGTATCTTGATTTGTGGAATTTCTGGAGTTCTCAGTGAAACTTGTCAAAAACCTGAGGTTGTTGCATCTGCATATGTTACAGAAGATGCTACAATTCTGACACATGTTGCATTTACAACACAGTTTGTGCTTAAATGTAGTAACGGTGTGAAGGGTATTACATTGTATGCTGAAATTGATGGCAAATCATTACCTGCTGCTAGATTAAGTTCTGATAACAAATACCAg gTTTCTTGGACAGAAGAGATAAAGAAAGCACGTTCTGGAGATTATGAGATAAAATTATACGATGAAGAAAGATATGCAGCCATACGTAAAGCATATAGAAATGGAGAAGATCCAAGCAGTGTGAAACCTTTAGCTGTAGTAGTACTTAATAATCCAGGCATTTATTTAGGACCTTGGGTTAATTCTGAACTTCTTGCTGCACTTTTAGCAGCTTTAGTGTCTTATTCTGCTTTCTCTTCTAAATTCAAACTCCTTGCttga
- the LOC114873014 gene encoding pleckstrin homology domain-containing family J member 1-like: MKFNEKELAEASSGPADLEGRLNHKRAHKSGFKEKWFKLRCNLLFYFNINELGQIDRRQPAGVIILENYSINTDAASEGVFAFSIAFRDEHEKRHVLSGRSESQVEQWVNALKQASYEHWRSRLIMLQEKLCKKTGKDPLLMYPRNQGIIRDEAWDSAPTFRSHVRSFTTSVVTTTALNTVTKEMNLIEF, translated from the exons ATGAAATTCAATGAGAAAGAACTTGCAGAAGCAAGCAGTGGTCCTGCCGATCTTGAAGGTCGTTTAAATCATAAACGAGCTCACAAGTCAG GATTTAAAGAGAAATGGTTTAAGTTAAGatgcaatttattattttactttaatatTAACGAATTAGGACAGATCGACAGAAGACAACCAGCAGGTGTaattatattagaaaattatagcATTAACACCGATGCTGCATCTGAAGGAGTATTTGCATTTAGTATAGCATTTCGAGATGAACACGAGAAGAGACACGTTTTAAGTGGCCGTTCAGAATCTCAAGTGGAACAGTGGGTTAATGCGCTTAAGCAAGCAAGTTATGAACATTGGAGATCTCGTTTAATAATGCTTCAAGAAAAGTTGTGTAAGAAAACAGGAAAAGATCCTTTGCTTATGTATCCAAGAAATCAGGGAATAATTAGAGATGAAGCTTGGGACTCTGCGCCAACTTTTCGATCTCATGTACGTTCCTTTACTACGTCAGTTGTAACGACAACTGCATTAAATACAGTAACgaaagaaatgaatttaattgaattttaa
- the LOC114873004 gene encoding E3 ubiquitin ligase Rnf157 isoform X1: MGSLTSRQNAGVEEVDIVSNHAYKYPPRSGSYFGSHFIMGGERFDTPQPEAYLFGENADLNFLGSRPTPFPYPPPQANDPTKTLKSLVNIRRESLRLVRNVDQTANSPQCHSVKHYGDSDIDKKPSRYNIEFTFDCDVRCAITIYYFCTEEVTTKGVTYIPRDPSMNSETYYYKKGANQLFSQTSHIFDPTIYNEEDLTYNADREIIPIAIHCVAEEGSDEPKQSHTTIAVVEKHSDGTYVLKALKQKLYVDGLCYLLQEIYGIENKNAENAKQQGSDEDTDDNGSECVICMCDVRDTLILPCRHLCLCNNCANSLRYQANNCPICRAPFRALLQIKALQKATGSIISNPPLPEGSCENIPAGYEAVSLIEALNGPYIPRTAALAPESPETPDTDTASAIQAAEALNRSVERTPVSKHVSTKETDISARTSGTACPTPEIRMSVFLAKYEHSGSEKDLYSRSPAMRMKTSGHIREKVALRSRDTLRLVNEKQPVSMYEGQGQDEDSEAEKLSPLLDVATSTEALDTHGHGMCDIDIDDEIQNTENENDNSTTCHSH, translated from the exons ATGGGATCGCTGACAAGTCGACAAAATGCTGGTGTGGAAGAAGTTGATATTGTTTCAAATCATGCATATAAATATCCACCTCGTTCTG GAAGTTATTTTGGCAGTCATTTTATAATGGGTGGCGAAAGGTTTGATACGCCTCAACCTGAAGCATATCTGTTTGGAGAAAATGCTGACTTAAATTTCTTAGGAAGTCGACCAACGCCT TTTCCATATCCTCCACCGCAAGCCAATGATCCTACTAAAACATTGAAAAGTTTAGTAAATATAAGAAGAGAATCATTGAGATTAGTTCGTAATGTTGATCAAACTGCCAATTCACCTCAATGTCATAGTGTGAAACACTATGGAGATAGTGATATCGATAAGAAACCAAGTCGTTACAATATTGAATTTACATTTGATTGTGATGTAAGATGTGCaataacaatatattatttttgcaCTGAAGAAGTTACAACAAAGGGAGTTAC TTACATTCCAAGGGATCCTTCTATGAATTCTGAAACATATTATTACAAAAAGGGTGCAAATCAATTATTCTCTCAGACATCACACATATTTGATCCAACAATATATAATGAAGAAGATTTAACATATAATGCTGATAGAGAA atAATACCAATAGCAATCCATTGTGTAGCAGAAGAAGGCTCAGATGAACCAAAACAATCTCACACAACAATTGCAGTTGTTGAAAAACATTCAGATGGAACCTATGTATTAAAAGCTCTTAAGCAAAAGCTATACGTTGATGGTCTTTGTTATTTACTTCAAGAAATCTATGGCATTGAAAATAAGAATGCTGAGAATGCAAAA CAACAAGGTAGCGACGAAGACACTGATGATAATGGATCAGAATGTGTCATTTGTATGTGTGATGTACGAGATACTTTAATATTACCATGTAGACATTTATGTCTATGCAATAATTGTGCAAATTCTCTCAGATATCAAGCAAACAATTGTCCTATATGTCGTGCTCCTTTTAGAGCTCTCCTTCAAATTAAAGCACTTCAAAAAGCGACTGGGTCTATCATATCAAATCCACCATTACCAGAG GGAAGCTGTGAAAATATTCCAGCAGGATACGAAGCTGTATCATTAATAGAAGCTTTAAATGGTCCATACATTCCAAGGACTGCTGCTCTTGCACCAGAATCTCCAGAGACACCCGACACAGATACGGCTAGTGCGATCCAAGCAGCTGAAGCATTAAATAG ATCTGTAGAACGTACTCCAGTATCAAAACATGTATCTACAAAAGAAACAGACATATCTGCAAGGACAAGTGGTACAGCGTGTCCTACTCCAGAAATTCGGATGTCAGTGTTTTTAGCTAAATATGAACATTCCGGATCGGAAAAAGACCTTTACAGTAGGTCTCCAGCAATGAGAATGAAAACTTCTGGACATATAAGAGAAAAAGTTGCATTACGGTCACGGGATACTCTTAGACTTGTTAATGAAAAACAACCTGTTTCTATGTATGAG GGGCAAGGGCAAGATGAAGATAGCGAGGCAGAAAAACTGTCTCCTTTATTGGATGTAGCAACCAGTACAGAAGCACTCGACACCCACGGTCATGGAATGTGTGATATAGACATTGATGACGAAATTCAAAACaccgaaaatgaaaatgataacaGTACTACATGCCATTCtcattaa
- the LOC114873004 gene encoding E3 ubiquitin ligase Rnf157 isoform X2 → MGGERFDTPQPEAYLFGENADLNFLGSRPTPFPYPPPQANDPTKTLKSLVNIRRESLRLVRNVDQTANSPQCHSVKHYGDSDIDKKPSRYNIEFTFDCDVRCAITIYYFCTEEVTTKGVTYIPRDPSMNSETYYYKKGANQLFSQTSHIFDPTIYNEEDLTYNADREIIPIAIHCVAEEGSDEPKQSHTTIAVVEKHSDGTYVLKALKQKLYVDGLCYLLQEIYGIENKNAENAKQQGSDEDTDDNGSECVICMCDVRDTLILPCRHLCLCNNCANSLRYQANNCPICRAPFRALLQIKALQKATGSIISNPPLPEGSCENIPAGYEAVSLIEALNGPYIPRTAALAPESPETPDTDTASAIQAAEALNRSVERTPVSKHVSTKETDISARTSGTACPTPEIRMSVFLAKYEHSGSEKDLYSRSPAMRMKTSGHIREKVALRSRDTLRLVNEKQPVSMYEGQGQDEDSEAEKLSPLLDVATSTEALDTHGHGMCDIDIDDEIQNTENENDNSTTCHSH, encoded by the exons ATGGGTGGCGAAAGGTTTGATACGCCTCAACCTGAAGCATATCTGTTTGGAGAAAATGCTGACTTAAATTTCTTAGGAAGTCGACCAACGCCT TTTCCATATCCTCCACCGCAAGCCAATGATCCTACTAAAACATTGAAAAGTTTAGTAAATATAAGAAGAGAATCATTGAGATTAGTTCGTAATGTTGATCAAACTGCCAATTCACCTCAATGTCATAGTGTGAAACACTATGGAGATAGTGATATCGATAAGAAACCAAGTCGTTACAATATTGAATTTACATTTGATTGTGATGTAAGATGTGCaataacaatatattatttttgcaCTGAAGAAGTTACAACAAAGGGAGTTAC TTACATTCCAAGGGATCCTTCTATGAATTCTGAAACATATTATTACAAAAAGGGTGCAAATCAATTATTCTCTCAGACATCACACATATTTGATCCAACAATATATAATGAAGAAGATTTAACATATAATGCTGATAGAGAA atAATACCAATAGCAATCCATTGTGTAGCAGAAGAAGGCTCAGATGAACCAAAACAATCTCACACAACAATTGCAGTTGTTGAAAAACATTCAGATGGAACCTATGTATTAAAAGCTCTTAAGCAAAAGCTATACGTTGATGGTCTTTGTTATTTACTTCAAGAAATCTATGGCATTGAAAATAAGAATGCTGAGAATGCAAAA CAACAAGGTAGCGACGAAGACACTGATGATAATGGATCAGAATGTGTCATTTGTATGTGTGATGTACGAGATACTTTAATATTACCATGTAGACATTTATGTCTATGCAATAATTGTGCAAATTCTCTCAGATATCAAGCAAACAATTGTCCTATATGTCGTGCTCCTTTTAGAGCTCTCCTTCAAATTAAAGCACTTCAAAAAGCGACTGGGTCTATCATATCAAATCCACCATTACCAGAG GGAAGCTGTGAAAATATTCCAGCAGGATACGAAGCTGTATCATTAATAGAAGCTTTAAATGGTCCATACATTCCAAGGACTGCTGCTCTTGCACCAGAATCTCCAGAGACACCCGACACAGATACGGCTAGTGCGATCCAAGCAGCTGAAGCATTAAATAG ATCTGTAGAACGTACTCCAGTATCAAAACATGTATCTACAAAAGAAACAGACATATCTGCAAGGACAAGTGGTACAGCGTGTCCTACTCCAGAAATTCGGATGTCAGTGTTTTTAGCTAAATATGAACATTCCGGATCGGAAAAAGACCTTTACAGTAGGTCTCCAGCAATGAGAATGAAAACTTCTGGACATATAAGAGAAAAAGTTGCATTACGGTCACGGGATACTCTTAGACTTGTTAATGAAAAACAACCTGTTTCTATGTATGAG GGGCAAGGGCAAGATGAAGATAGCGAGGCAGAAAAACTGTCTCCTTTATTGGATGTAGCAACCAGTACAGAAGCACTCGACACCCACGGTCATGGAATGTGTGATATAGACATTGATGACGAAATTCAAAACaccgaaaatgaaaatgataacaGTACTACATGCCATTCtcattaa
- the LOC114873011 gene encoding 60S ribosomal protein L10, with product MGRRPARCYRYCKNKPYPKSRFCRGVPDPKIRIFDLGKKKASVEDFPLCVHLVSDEYEQLSSEALEAGRICANKYMVKNAGKDQFHIRMRLHPFHVIRINKMLSCAGADRLQTGMRGAFGKPQGTVARVHIGQPIMSVRSSDRHKAAVVEALRRAKFKFPGRQKIYVSKKWGFTKYDRDEYEELKVAGRLAPDGCNVKYLPEHGPLDEWKKFRKLLASA from the exons ATGGGGCGCCGACCAGCTAGGTG cTATCGTTATTGTAAGAACAAGCCTTACCCCAAATCAAGATTCTGTAGAGGTGTGCCCGATCCAAAGATCCGTATTTTTGACCTTGGGAAGAAGAAAGCTTCTGTGGAAGATTTTCCACTATGTGTGCATTTAGTATCAGATGAATATGAACAGCTTAGTTCTGAAGCTCTAGAAGCAGGACGTATCTGTGCCAACAAATACATGGTAAAGAATGCTGGAAAAGATCAGTTCCATATTCGTATGAGACTACATCCGTTCCATGTTATTCGTATCAACAAGATGTTGTCATGCGCTGGAGCTGATAG ATTGCAAACAGGGATGAGAGGAGCTTTCGGTAAACCACAGGGAACCGTAGCTAGAGTACATATTGGACAACCTATTATGAGCGTTAGGTCATCAGATCGTCATAAGGCTGCCGTAGTCGAAGCTCTGCGTCGTGCTAAATTCAAGTTTCCTGGTCGTCAGAAAATTTATGTTTCAAAAAAGTGGGGATTCACCAAGTATGACCGTGACGAATACGAAGAATTGAAAGTGGCTGGCCGTCTCGCTCCGGATGGTTGcaatgttaaatatttaccTGAGCATGGACCTCTCGATGAGTGGAAGAAGTTCAGGAAACTTCTTGCCTCTGCCTAA
- the LOC114873017 gene encoding mediator of RNA polymerase II transcription subunit 9: MESELSEEVPLRSQFTVDDLDIEILSLIYEIIRSVEKDPHDTTQKAKESQDTSHKILELQKKLDSARAQIKRLPGIEYSKEEQLQKLETLRKQLRLKRELLLKYRNMCTFEVPKV; encoded by the exons atggaATCGGAATTGTCAGAAGAAGTTCCTTTGCGTTCACAATTTACAGTTGACGACTTGGATATTGAAATCCTGTCACTTATATATGAAATAATTCGAAG tgTTGAAAAAGATCCTCATGATACTACTCAGAAGGCTAAAGAGTCCCAAGATACAAGTCATAAAATATTAGAACTTCAAAAGAAATTAGATTCTGCAAGAGCTCAG aTTAAAAGATTACCAGGAATAGAATACAGTAAAGAAGAACAGCTACAAAAGCTTGAAACTCTTCGTAAACAGCTCAGACTTAAACGAGAACTTCTATTAAAATACCGTAATATGTGCACATTTGAAGTTCcaaaagtataa
- the LOC114873018 gene encoding protein NCBP2AS2 homolog: protein MGLFRILFTYLMRNEQLINKLADSKPIRRSAKFIAYLLLRGRAHGLPFKRDDYIKHLENAKYTFKEKLQQAKDEIKKNASK, encoded by the coding sequence ATGGGTCTTTTTCGTATATTGTTTACATATTTAATGCGTAACGAGCAACTGATCAACAAATTAGCAGACTCTAAACCTATTAGAAGATCTGCAAAATTTATAGCATATTTATTACTTAGAGGTAGGGCACATGGTTTACCTTTTAAACGTGATGATTATATTAAACATTTAGAAAACGCTAAATATACGTTCAAAGAGAAATTACAACAAGCaaaagatgaaattaaaaagaatgcaTCAAAATGA
- the LOC114873005 gene encoding mitogen-activated protein kinase kinase kinase 7 has translation MAGKELGSHQQQFVEEINYDEIETEQIVGKGSFGVVWKGKWRGQYVAIKYINSEGEKKAFTIEVRQLSRVIHPNIVKLYGACTKNPVCLIMEYAEGGSLYNVLHCNPQPRYTAGHAMSWALQCARGVAYLHNMKPKPLIHRDLKPPNLLLVMGGQTLKICDFGTACDLNTYMTNNKGSAAWMAPEVFEGSKYTEKCDVFSWGVILWEILSRKKPFDEIGGSAYRIMWAVHVGQRPPLIEGCPKPIEDLLTRCWHKSPEERPSMDKVVEIMTILSQFFSGHLEPVEYAPSAESEEIIENHDSKYDTENNGYVDNNTIKASVSNSKEESEIEEDSSSNLLNDIKNPSSKNNNSVNDVTYKKRQINDFPQLYVECDPNSWEFSGSEPSMEESSILKIKNSVPSNSTTDKDLDNVYRLLDADLRPLTPDQTCERSKEIFEEHKQLAQEYLKVQTEIALLSQHKNEMLKNLTIDSLRQQEELRKLEEEKGALIQLYRNLKRQLEIMKNQRMNNVLSSNAQIGPTVSGNDGWFVVPRPDPVLDTFEV, from the exons ATGGCGGGTAAAGAGTTAGGAAGCCATCAGCAACAGTTTGttgaagaaattaattacgaTGAAATTGAAACAGAGCAG ATAGTAGGAAAAGGTTCTTTCGGAGTAGTATGGAAAGGAAAATGGAGAGGACAATATGTTGCcataaaatacataaattcAGAGGGTGAAAAAAAGGCCTTTACTATAGAAGTTAGGCAGTTATCAAGGGTTATACATCCCAATATTGTAAAACTTTATGGAGCTTGCACCAAAAATCCAGTTTGTTTGATTATGGAATATGCTGAAGGCGGCTCTTTatataatg tttTACATTGCAATCCTCAGCCACGATATACTGCAGGACATGCAATGAGTTGGGCCTTACAGTGTGCACGAGGTGTTGCATATCTTCATAATATGAAACCAAAACCACTAATTCATAG AGATTTAAAACCTCCTAATTTATTACTGGTAATGGGAGGACAGACTCTTAAAATTTGTGATTTTGGCACAGCTTGTGACTTAAATACGTATATGACCAACAACAAAGGTTCTGCTGCTTGGATGGCTCCAGAAGTATTTGAGGGTTCTAAATATACAGAAAAATGTGATGTGTTTAGTTGGGGTGTTATTCTATGGGAAATATTATCAAGAAAGAAACCATTTGATGAAATTGGTGGTTCAGCCTATAGAATAATGTGGGCAGTACATGTTGGACAGAGGCCTCCTTTAATCGAAGGATGTCCAAAACCAATTGAAGATCTTCTGACCAG ATGTTGGCACAAATCTCCCGAAGAAAGACCATCAATGGATAAAGTTGTAGAAATAATGACGATTTTGTCACAATTTTTCAGTGGTCACTTGGAACCGGTCGAATATGCACCAA gTGCCGAATCAGAGGAAATTATTGAGAATCATGATTCTAAATATGATACTGAAAATAATGGATACGTCGACAATAATACCATTAAAGCTAGTGTGTCGAATTCTAAGGAAGAATCAGAAATTGAAGAAGATAGTTCATCTAATTTGTTGAATGATATCAAAAATCcgtcttctaaaaataataattcagtGAATGATGTAACTTATAAAAAACGCCAAATAAATGATTTTCCACAACTTTATGTTGAATGTGATCCG AATTCTTGGGAATTTTCGGGTTCTGAACCTTCAATGGAAGAATCATCTATTCTAAAGATAAAGAATTCTGTTCCAA GTAACAGTACAACTGATAAAGATTTGGACAACGTTTACCGTCTTCTGGATGCAGACCTGAGGCCGTTGACGCCTGATCAAACTTGTGAAAGATCAAAAGAAATCTTTGAAGAGCATAAACAACTTGCACAGGAATACTTGAAGGTTCAAACTGAGATAGCGTTATTGAGCCAACATAAAAACGAAATGCTTAAAAATCTGACCATAGACAGCCTGAGACAGCAGGAAGAATTAAGAAAGCTTGAAGAAGAGAAA GGAGCCTTGATACAGTTGTATCGAAACTTAAAACGTCAATTGGAAATTATGAAGAATCAAAGAATGAACAATGTTCTTTCAAGTAACGCTCAAATAGGTCCAACAGTTTCAGGAAACGATGGATGGTTCGTGGTGCCACGTCCAGATCCTGTATTAGATACGTTCGAGGTTTaa